One genomic window of Pecten maximus chromosome 3, xPecMax1.1, whole genome shotgun sequence includes the following:
- the LOC117323994 gene encoding ribonuclease P/MRP protein subunit POP5-like yields the protein MVRFKNRYLVCEVVYTESRKKIAPFSEYELYKCIRDAVIKSYGDYGFGVLKSSLSVKHWNSATSIVLIRAKRGAHTMVQSALTFVKKISNNDAFFNTLHIGGTIRSCYKFLVRHHQQQLPGLLRECKTDGERNAVRAAILSCNNAMKNEVDGRDLPKKRSSEAKT from the exons ATGGTCCGGTTCAAAAACAG ATATTTAGTTTGTGAAGTTGTTTACACAGAATCAAGAAAGAAAATAGCACCCTTTTCTGAGtatgaattatataaatgtattcgAGATGCTGTCATAAAGTCCTATGGAGATTACGGCTTTGGTGTACTGAAGTCTTCATTGTCAG TGAAGCACTGGAACAGTGCCACAAGCATTGTCCTGATCCGGGCCAAGAGAGGTGCTCACACAATGGTGCAGTCAGCCTTAACTTTTGTGAAGAAAATCTCAAATAACGATGCATTCTTCAATACACTTCACATTGGAG GGACCATCAGATCCTGCTACAAGTTCCTGGTGCGTCACCACCAACAGCAGTTACCAGGCTTACTACGGGAGTGTAAGACAGACG GGGAGAGAAATGCTGTAAGGGCAGCTATTCTAAGCTGCAACAATGCTATGAAAAATGAAGTTGATGGCAGAGATCTTCCCAAGAAGAGATCATCTGAGGCAAAAACATGA